The Helicobacter canis genomic sequence GTAGGCGAGAGTGGCAGTGGCAAAAGCACACTTTTGCAGCTACTCTATCAAGATGTCAAGGCAAGTAGTGGCGAGATATTTTTACAAGATTTTTACAATGGCAGTAAAAATATCTTAGAATCCAACTTAAGCGAACTCTCTTTATTGCGAAATAAGATTTTATCTATGATTTATCAAAACCCGCGACTAGGGCTGAACTACTACTTTAGTGCCGGGGGCAATATCGCTGAAAAAATCATTATGAGTGGTTGTAAAAATTATGAGGATATACGAAGTGGGGCATTATCTTTCCTAGAGCAGACTGAAATCCCCAAAGAACGCATTGATGACTACCCAGATGCCTTTAGCGGCGGACAGCAGCAGCGAATCCAAATCGCCAAAGCCCTAGCTGCACACCCAAAGATTCTATTGCTTGATGAGCCAACAACGGGGCTTGATCTATCCGTGCAGGCTAAAATCCTTGATTTAATCAAAGCCCTGCAAAAGCACATCGGCTTTGCGATGATTGTGGTAAGCCACGATTTAGGCGTGATTAAACATTTGACAGATTTATGTATTGTGATGAAAAATGGGCAGATTGTAGAGCAGG encodes the following:
- a CDS encoding ATP-binding cassette domain-containing protein, translated to MKNVASVENVVNIKNLSKIFSGAKGECGHCLDLSGANFHSSICSMCGSVVGVNNVNLSLKNGEVLGIVGESGSGKSTLLQLLYQDVKASSGEIFLQDFYNGSKNILESNLSELSLLRNKILSMIYQNPRLGLNYYFSAGGNIAEKIIMSGCKNYEDIRSGALSFLEQTEIPKERIDDYPDAFSGGQQQRIQIAKALAAHPKILLLDEPTTGLDLSVQAKILDLIKALQKHIGFAMIVVSHDLGVIKHLTDLCIVMKNGQIVEQGLSDQILQDPQHAYTQLLVSSIL